From Plectropomus leopardus isolate mb chromosome 17, YSFRI_Pleo_2.0, whole genome shotgun sequence, a single genomic window includes:
- the pik3r6b gene encoding LOW QUALITY PROTEIN: phosphoinositide 3-kinase regulatory subunit 6 (The sequence of the model RefSeq protein was modified relative to this genomic sequence to represent the inferred CDS: inserted 1 base in 1 codon) — protein MVDPSANVSLSPEEISLHNDIQALLKEMSSQSAAQTGVRRWSLQKKLEADPSGSVSLITVLVKELNKKLKRISEIHKTRSYKRVVPMLHTLYYTVLQSGVMIPTSLYQTLYECLMKLLILPSPYSAVVLHTLRSIKMEMSTPGCLYQRRVTAEQNLKTESFTRQEKVFVLADPAVFSAPLEAAARRHLEASNFLRDTMNAEINVVQHVLQTGLGATCNNTRLAQALEALGEQTVEKYFQEVVAAVEMSVKLGAGGRTVYLKKLKHIYRDILSTSTEGKNSLNHSGCSAAMPPPEVNFILWTDEDVLWNVLADFACGSCSNSTSIDEEDKDKRDSVRSEDSGIERDLKDFEDAVPSPVTHTAPVIKRRNAFKSMRPGDRLSLMKDKMDTFPGGSAXLKEDGRRHTARVVVMGDDRVLGRLARTYHSIRERESKRLLLTKKLNLRLYYVPVSDVESSVSLPASHADSLRASQTDWYCAEDSEGLCSTGYSSPDRPRQDGGRLSLAASLGRADPWYHSNVNSLAATVSKLGEMHSDHSETSQQSLFLLDALSYYLRCGTQTVNLPLYSVKMTRSGCDVSSVVDEVFVSHLEANLPEFRHLKERMKKEPAARRKKSSVDLFGAVMSVSYSKMCLSKREVLKGGAPMVCGVVITSEPAAFASGEDHLTVSFDSLNPGYNTTIQTQNISIRTMENRTLAVCLDKDSRRTYTDVHRIEISPCLDPGCSIRSRFIVSLDRELLISKYLDKVLSLPIHSFTGVTA, from the exons ATGGTTGATCCTTCAG CTAACGTGAGCCTCTCGCCTGAGGAGATCAGCCTTCACAACGACATCCAGGCTCTTCTCAAAGAGATGAGCAGCCAGAGCGCTGCGCAGACAG GAGTGCGTCGATGGAGTCTTCAGAAGAAGCTGGAGGCCGATCCGTCCGGCAGCGTTTCACTGATCACAGTTTTGGTCAAAGAGCTCAACAAGAAGCTGAAGAGGATCAGTGAG ATTCATAAAACACGATCCTACAAGCGCGTCGTTCCGATGCTGCACACGCTCTACTACACAGTCCTTCAG TCCGGTGTCATGATTCCCACCAGCCTCTACCAGACGCTGTACGAGTGTTTGATGAAACTGCTGATTTTACCGTCGCCGTACTCTGCTGTGGTCCTGCACACTCTGAGGAGCATCAAGATGGAAATGAGCACACCAG GCTGCTTATATCAGAGGAGAGTCACTGCAGAGCAAAACCTGAAGACTGAGAGTTTCACCCGGCAGGAAAA GGTGTTTGTGCTCGCTGACCCGGCTGTGTTTTCCGCTCCGCTGGAGGCGGCGGCGCGGAGACACTTGGAGGCGTCCAACTTTCTCAGGGACACAATGAACGCAGAGATCAACGTGGTGCAACATGTGCTGCAGACGGGACTCGGGGCGACCTGCAACAACACGAGACTCGCCCAGGCTCTGGAG GCTTTAGGGGAGCAAACGGTGGAGAAATATTTCCAGGAGGTGGTTGCAGCCGTGGAGATGAGCGTGAAGCTCGGCGCAGGAGGTCGAACAGTTTAtctgaaaaaactaaaacacataTACAGAGACATCTTGTCCACCTCCACAGAAG GAAAAAACAGTCTGAATCATTCTGGGTGCAGCGCTGCGATGCCCCCTCCAGAGGTCAACTTCATCTTGTGGACAGACGAAGATGTCCTAT GGAACGTGCTGGCAGACTTCGCCTGTGGTTCCTGCTCTAACTCCACCAGCATCGATGAAGAAGACAAGGACAAGAGAGACTCGGTGCGGTCTGAGGACAGCGGGATAGAGAGAGACCTGAAGGACTTTGAGGACGCAGTCCCGtctcctgtcacacacactgcaccagTGATCAAACGGAGGAACGCCTTCAAGTCCATGAGGCCAGGAGACAGACTGAGCCTCATGAAGGACAAGATGGACACGTTTCCCGGAGGCTCTG ACCTTAAAGAAGACGGGAGGCGTCACACGGCTCGGGTGGTGGTGATGGGGGACGACCGCGTGCTGGGAAGACTTGCAAGGACGTATCACTCCATCCG agaaagagagtcGAAACGTCTTCTTCTGACGAAGAAACTGAATCTACGGTTGTACTACGTCCCGGTCAGCGACGTGGAGTCGTCCGTCAGTTTACCTGCGAGCCACGCAGACTCGCTCAGAGCGTCGCAGACTGACTGGTATTGTGCAGAGGACTCTGAAGGACTCTGCAGCACTGGTTATTCCTCACCGGATCGCCCGCGCCAGGACGGAGGCAGACTGTCTCTCGCCGCCTCGTTGGGCAGAGCGGATCCGTGGTACCACAGCAACGTCAACAGTCTGGCAGCTACAGTCTCCAAACTGGGAGAAATG CACTCTGATCACAGCGAGACATCACAGCAGAGTCTCTTCCTGCTGGACGCTCTGTCTTACTACCTGCGCTGTGGGACGCAGACGGTTAACCTGCCGCTTTATTCTGTGAAG ATGACTCGCTCTGGATGTGACGTGAGCTCTGTGGTGGACGAGGTGTTTGTGTCGCACCTGGAGGCCAACCTCCCAGAGTTCAGACACCTGAAGGAGAGGATGAAAA AGGAGCCGGCTGCACGCCGAAAAAAGTCATCAGTGGATCTCTTTGGGGCCGTCATGTCAGTCAGTTATTCAAAG ATGTGTTTAAGCAAAAGAGAAGTCCTGAAGGGAGGGGCGCCCATGGTGTGTGGCGTGGTGATTACATCTGAGCCGGCAGCTTTCGCATCAG GAGAGGATCACCTCACTGTCAGCTTTGACAGTTTGAACCCCGGATACAACACA ACGATCCAAACGCAGAACATCAGCATCAGGACGATGGAGAATCGAACGCTCGCCGTGTGTTTGGACAAAGACTCCCGCAGGACTTACACTGATGTTCACAG GATAGAGATTTCTCCGTGTTTGGATCCAGGATGCAGCATCCGGTCCAGGTTTATTGTGAGTCTGGACCGAGAGCTGCTGATCAGCAAGTATCTGGACAAAGTGCTGTCACTGCCGATCCACAGCTTCACTGGTGTGACCGCCTGA
- the mfsd6l gene encoding major facilitator superfamily domain-containing protein 6-like, producing the protein MKRNKTIDVRRALALASTFNFLCSCASACLLPFLTLYLRQLGLTPAMTGIVMGAKHVITLVWSPASSLLSKHYNKRRAVIGGSLVCSAAAALVLLFFPATGVHTHTCNMTDVRTQSAVTSSVTPATLLRTHPKVDPSPVSRSAVTPPAETLAETKSAAVTTTKTDDKSRQLPQEETSAAVVRAGEPKTSSSVTPQTTTAAPSRNKKSERGEKTPDGEQTVTLAEAKSAADTTRKAALDRHDEDKSRRQDDVSAAEKPRTSSSVTLKTISAAPVRNKRSERGEKTTDGEQTEGEFEFLGSLKVMDPQHQLFFLVLITVSVWEVASAPLEWTADDGLYEYLDFADASDRYSSTGVWGLLGAACGVGGAGVLVSQLRCLIAGQTPRSAVHFCCYAALCALTLPAAACLPLYLNKKRDRANGLLKAVQLVRGSPRALLCAVTALLVGVTNAAVENFLLWQMQDHGSSELHMGLSLALALLSQAAFPLLAPRVSKLLSPGRVLAVAAASLGLQCFYYSFLWGPWAALPAQVLSCFSGGALWWAVRMQCEDIATPGAERSVRRVYGALSLRLGGAMGSFGGGFVVQRFGLAWLFRGAALGVMAWCVCLPLLQWKAPRQRRINYSRLLAADASEASDSESEQERDWLEKAMEDDRSNNNYGRRTNH; encoded by the coding sequence ATGAAGCGGAACAAAACGATCGACGTCCGGCGAGCCCTCGCTCTGGCCAGCACCTTCAACTTCCTGTGCTCCTGCGCCTCGGCCTGCCTGCTCCCCTTCCTCACGCTGTACCTCCGACAGCTCGGTCTGACTCCCGCCATGACGGGCATCGTCATGGGCGCCAAACACGTCATAACGCTGGTGTGGAGCCCCGCCTCCAGCCTGCTCTCCAAACACTACAACAAGAGGCGAGCGGTCATCGGCGGCTCGCTGGTGTGCTCGGCGGCGGCAGCTctggtgctgctgtttttccCGGCCACAGGTGTGCACACGCACACCTGCAACATGACGGATGTGAGAACTCAGAGCGCGGTCACGAGCAGCGTGACGCCGGCCACGTTATTGAGAACTCACCCCAAAGTCGACCCATCTCCTGTTTCCCGCTCTGCCGTCACTCCGCCTGCAGAAACGCTCGCCGAGACCAAATCTGCTGCTGTTACGACCACGAAAACTGACGATAAATCTCGTCAGCTTCCACAGGAGGAAACATCGGCGGCGGTGGTCCGAGCCGGAGAACCAAAGACCAGCAGCTCCGTGACGCCACAAACCACCACAGCAGCTCCATCGAGGAACAAAAAGTCAGAGCGAGGAGAAAAGACGCCGGATGGCGAGCAAACGGTGACGCTCGCTGAGGCTAAATCTGCTGCTGATACGACAAGAAAAGCTGCACTCGATCGGCACGACGAGGACAAATCCCGTCGTCAGGACGACGTATCAGCCGCTGAGAAACCGAGGACCAGCAGCTCCGTCACGCTAAAAACCATCTCCGCAGCTCCAGTCAGGAACAAAAGGTCCGAGCGAGGAGAGAAGACGACGGATGGCGAGCAGACGGAGGGCGAGTTTGAGTTCCTCGGCAGCCTGAAGGTGATGGACCCTCAACACCAGCTCTTCTTCTTGGTCCTCATCACCGTGTCGGTTTGGGAGGTCGCGTCGGCGCCTCTTGAGTGGACCGCGGACGACGGCTTGTACGAGTATTTGGACTTTGCGGACGCCTCTGATCGCTACAGCAGCACCGGGGTTTGGGGTCTACTCGGAGCGGCGTGCGGCGTTGGAGGAGCTGGCGTCCTGGTCAGCCAGTTGCGCTGCCTCATAGCTGGTCAGACGCCTCGGAGCGCCGTGCATTTCTGCTGCTACGCCGCTCTGTGCGCTCTCACCCTTCCTGCCGCCGCCTGTCTTCCTCTCTACCTGAATAAGAAGCGAGATCGAGCCAACGGGCTCCTGAAGGCGGTGCAGCTGGTGCGCGGCTCCCCCCGCGCTCTGCTCTGCGCCGTCACCGCCCTGCTGGTCGGTGTGACAAACGCGGCGGTGGAGAACTTCCTCCTGTGGCAGATGCAGGATCACGGGAGCAGCGAGCTCCACATGGGGCTGTCCCTCGCCCTCGCTCTGCTGTCACAGGCCGCCTTCCCTCTGCTGGCCCCCCGCGTGTCCAAGCTCCTCAGCCCGGGTCGTGTCCTCGCCGTGGCGGCGGCGAGTCTCGGGCTGCAGTGCTTCTATTACTCCTTCCTGTGGGGGCCGTGGGCGGCGCTGCCCGCTCAGGTGTTGAGCTGTTTTAGCGGCGGGGCCCTCTGGTGGGCCGTGAGGATGCAGTGCGAGGACATCGCCACGCCGGGCGCCGAGAGGAGCGTGAGGAGGGTCTACGGCGCTCTGTCTCTACGCCTTGGTGGCGCGATGGGGAGCTTCGGCGGAGGCTTCGTGGTGCAGAGGTTCGGGCTGGCGTGGCTGTTCAGAGGGGCGGCGCTGGGTGTGATGGCGTGGTGCGTGTGTCTGCCTCTGCTGCAGTGGAAGGCTCCTCGCCAGCGCAGGATCAACTATTCTCGGCTTCTGGCGGCAGACGCCAGCGAAGCGAGTGACTCCGAGTCGGAGCAGGAGCGAGACTGGCTGGAGAAAGCCATGGAGGACGACAGAAGCAACAACAACTACGGACGCAGGACAAACCACTAA